The Vicia villosa cultivar HV-30 ecotype Madison, WI linkage group LG1, Vvil1.0, whole genome shotgun sequence genome includes a region encoding these proteins:
- the LOC131601533 gene encoding pathogen-associated molecular patterns-induced protein A70-like, translating into MTDSISGSNFIAIAIWFAPSPLFIFVNLVIGTIALVSCFNAAPKIKIIQRVKSFNTRHYYNNHQEQTSSVTEPECTQPQLVQIPCILKHVVSFNLSLHKLAPPHVKTHYVQPETENSVTKLDPKLVCDLGDEEKREVELKRSVSEKECSMTLDWEEEEDEEALERRRPSTTMARSETTTCGEDEGVDAKADDFIIMFKKQLKLQRLNSLIRYRNTLLTLPFE; encoded by the coding sequence ATGACAGACTCCATAAGTGGTAGTAATTTCATAGCAATAGCAATCTGGTTTGCACCCTCTCCCCTTTTCATCTTTGTAAACCTTGTCATCGGTACCATAGCTCTCGTTTCTTGCTTCAATGCTGCACCCAAAATCAAAATCATCCAGCGTGTCAAGTCCTTTAATACCCGTCACTACTACAATAATCACCAAGAACAAACATCTAGTGTTACAGAACCCGAGTGCACTCAACCCCAGCTCGTTCAAATACCATGCATCTTAAAGCATGTAGTGTCCTTCAATCTCTCCCTTCATAAACTTGCACCACCTCACGTAAAAACACATTACGTTCAACCAGAAACCGAAAACTCAGTAACAAAACTTGATCCAAAACTGGTTTGTGATTTGGGTGATGAGGAGAAGAGGGAGGTGGAACTGAAGAGATCGGTGAGCGAGAAAGAGTGTTCGATGACGTTGGActgggaggaggaggaggatgaagAAGCGTTGGAGAGAAGGAGGCCTTCAACCACGATGGCGAGAAGTGAAACGACGACGTGTGGAGAAGATGAAGGGGTTGACGCAAAAGCTGATGATTTTATTATCATGTTTAAAAAGCAATTGAAGTTGCAGAGGCTTAATTCTTTAATCCGTTACAGAAACACTCTTCTTACACTTCCCTTTGAATAG
- the LOC131601527 gene encoding pathogen-associated molecular patterns-induced protein A70-like has product MTDSITGSNFIAIATWFAPSPLFILVNLVIGTIALVSCFNAAPKIKIIQRVKSFNTRHYYNHQEQTSSITEPESTQPQLVQIPSIILKRVVSFNLSLHKLPPPHVKTHYVQPETENSVTKLDPKLVCDSGDEEKREVELKRSVSEKECSMTLDWEEEEDEEALERRRPATAMARSETTTCGEEEGVDAKADDFINMFKKQLKLQRLNSLIRYRNTLLTLPFE; this is encoded by the coding sequence ATGACAGACTCCATAACTGGCAGTAATTTCATAGCAATAGCAACTTGGTTTGCACCTTCACCTCTTTTCATCCTTGTAAACCTTGTCATAGGTACCATAGCTCTCGTTTCTTGCTTCAATGCTGCTCCCAAAATCAAAATCATTCAACGAGTCAAATCCTTTAATACCCGTCACTACTACAATCACCAAGAACAAACATCTAGTATTACAGAACCCGAGTCCACTCAACCCCAACTCGTTCAAATACCATCTATCATCTTAAAGCGTGTAGTTTCCTTCAATCTCTCCCTTCATAAACTCCCACCACCACACGTAAAAACACATTACGTTCAACCCGAAACCGAAAACTCAGTAACAAAACTTGATCCAAAACTGGTTTGTGATTCGGGTGATGAGGAGAAGAGGGAGGTGGAACTGAAGAGATCGGTGAGCGAGAAAGAGTGTTCAATGACGTTGGACTGGGAGgaggaagaggatgaagaagcgTTGGAGAGAAGGAGACCTGCGACCGCGATGGCGAGAAGTGAAACGACGACGTGTGGAGAAGAAGAAGGGGTTGATGCAAAAGCTGATGATTTTATCAACATGTTTAAGAAGCAGCTGAAGTTGCAGAGGCTTAATTCTTTAATCCGTTACAGAAACACTCTTCTTACACTTCCTTTTGAATAG